From Daucus carota subsp. sativus chromosome 6, DH1 v3.0, whole genome shotgun sequence, the proteins below share one genomic window:
- the LOC108227917 gene encoding proteasome subunit alpha type-1-B: MFRNQYDTDVTTWSPAGRLFQVEYAMEAVKQGSAAIGLRSKSHVVLACVNKSNSELSSHQKKIFKADDHIGVAIAGLTADGRVLSRYMRSECINYSYSYESPLPVGRLVVQLADKAQVCTQRSWKRPYGVGLLVAGLDESGAHLYYNCPSGNYFEYQAFAIGSRSQAAKTYLERKFESFSTSSRENLLKDALFAIRETLQGERLTSSICTVAVLGVGEAFQILDQKTVQALIDAFEIAGEEAPAAEGDAPDQSAAGSGPTTDQGPPAEPDVAPMET, encoded by the exons ATGTTCCGCAACCAATACGACACCGACGTGACGACCTGGAGCCCGGCCGGCCGCTTATTCCAAGTCGAATACGCAATGGAGGCGGTGAAACAAGGCTCCGCCGCAATCGGTCTCCGATCCAAGTCTCACGTGGTTCTGGCCTGCGTTAACAAGTCTAATTCCGAGCTCTCTTCTCATCAGAAGAAGATCTTCAAGGCCGACGATCATATCGGCGTGGCTATCGCGGGCCTCACTGCTGATGGACGCGTGTTGTCTCGGTATATGAGATCTGAATGTATCAATTATAGTTACTCTTATGAGTCTCCTCTCCCTGTTGGTCGCCTCGTTGTTCAGCTCGCCGATAAGGCTCAG GTTTGCACTCAACGCTCATGGAAACGGCCTTATGGTGTTGGTCTTCTGGTAGCGGGTTTGGATGAATCCGGGGCCCATCTTTACTACAATTGCCCAAGTGGTAATTATTTTGAGTATCAAGCTTTCGCTATTGGCTCTCGCTCACAAGCTGCAAAGACATACTTGGAGCGCAAATTTGAGAGTTTCAGTACCTCTTCCCGAGAAAATCTATTAAAGGATGCACTATTTGCGATAAGGGAAACATTGCAAGGAGAAAGGCTTACAAGCTCCATATGTACAGTGGCTGTGCTAGGTGTAGGAGAAGCATTCCAGATATTGGATCAAAAAACTGTACAAGCTCTAATTGATGCTTTTGAGATAGCAGGAGAAGAAGCTCCTGCTGCCGAGGGTGATGCTCCAGACCAAAGTGCAGCTGGATCAGGTCCTACTACTGACCAGGGACCACCAGCTGAGCCAGATGTAGCTCCTATGGAAACTTGA